GTGGTCGGAAACACTTGCGGTCAATTCGCTTGGCTCGCTTACGGTTGCCGTTGCAGTTGTGCTGCAATTGTTTGCATCTGTTACAGTCACCGTGTAAGTGCCTGCGGTTAAGCCTGTAATCGCTGCCGTTGCATCGCCGTTTGACCATACATAGCTGTAATCGGTTGTTCCGCCATTTGCTACGACTGTCAATTCACCATTGTCATCTCCAAAACAAGCCAACTCAGCATCTTCTGCGCTTGCAGTCAATTCGCTTGGCTCTGTTACGATTGCCGTTGCAGTTGTGCTGCAATTGTTTGCATCCGTTACAGTCACTGTGTAAGTGCCTGCGGTTAAGCCTGTAATTGCTGCTGTTGCATCGCCATTTGACCAAACATAGCTGTAATCCGTTGTGCCACCTTGTGCTGTTGCAGTCAATTCGCCATTGTCATCTCCGAAACAGGCTAAATCGTGGTCGGAAACACTTGCGGTCAATTCGCTTGGCTCGCTTACGGTTGCCGTTGCAGTTGTGCTGCAATTGTTTGCATCTGTTACAGTCACTGTGTAAGTGCCTGCGGTTAAGCCTGTAATTGCTGCTGTCGCATCACCGTTTGACCAAGCATAGCTGTAATCGGTTGTGCCGCCATTTGCTACCACTGTCAATTCGCCATTGTCATCACCAAAACAAGCCAATGCTGTATCTTCTACGCTTGCGGTCAATTCGCTTGGCTCGGTTACTGTTGCCGTTGCAGTTGTGCTGCAATTGTTGGCATCTGTTACAGTCACTGTGTAAGTGCCTGCGGTTAAGCCTGTAATTGCTGCTGTTGCATCGCCATTTGACCAAACATAGCTGTAATCGGTTGTGCCGCCTTGTGCTGTTGCAGTCCGCCATTGTCATCACCAAAACAAGCCAATTCAGCATCTTCTACGCTTGCGGTCAATTCGCTTGGCTCGCTTACGGTTGCCGTTGCAGTTGTGCTGCAATTGTTTGCATCTGTTACAGTCACTGTGTAAGTGCCTGCGGTTAAGCCTGTAATTGCTGCTGTTGCATCGCCATTTGACCATACATAGCTGTAATCCGTTGTGCCACCTTGTGCTGTTGCAGTCAATTCGCCATTGTCATCACCAAAACAAGCCAATTCTGCATCTTCTGCGCTTGCGGTCAATTCGCTTGGCTCGCTTACGGTTGCCGTTGCAGTTGTGCTGCAATTGTTTGCATCTGTTACAGTCACTGTGTAAGTGCCTGCCGTTAAGCCTGTAATTGCTGCCGTTGCATCGCCATTTGACCAAACATAGCTGTAATCGGTTGTGCCACCTTGTGCTGTTGCAGTCAATTCGCCATTGTCATCACCAAAACAAGCCAATTCAGCATCTTCTACGCTTGCGGTCAATTCGCTTGGCTCGCTTACGGTTGCCGTTGCAGTTGTGCTGCAATTGTTGGCATCTGTTACAGTCACTGTGTAAGTGCCTGCGGTTAAGCCTGTAATTGCTGCTGTTGCATCGCCATTTGACCATACATAGCTGTAATCCGTTGTGCCACCTTGTGCTGTTGCAGTCAATTCGCCATTGTCATCACCAAAACAAGCCAATTCTGCATCTTCTACGCTTGCGGTCAATTCGCTTGGCTCTGTTACGGTTGCCGTTGCAGTTGTGCTGCAATTGTTTGCATCTGTTACAGTCACTGTGTAAGTGCCTGCGGTTAAGCCTGTAATTGCTGCTGTCGCATCACCGTTTGACCAAACATAGCTGTAATCCGTTGTGCCGCCTTGTGCTGTTGCAGTCAATTCGCCATTGTCATCTCCGAAACAAGCCAATGCTGCATCTTCTACGCTTGCGGTCAATTCGCTTGGCTCGCTTACGGTTGCCGTTGCAGTTGTGCTGCAATTGTTTGCATCTGTTACAGTCACTGTGTAAGTGCCTGCGGTTAAGCCTGTAATTGCTGCCGTTGCATCGCCATTTGACCATACATAGCTGTAATCCGTTGTGCCGCCATTTGCTACCACTGTCAATTCGCCATTGTCATCACCAAAACAAGCCAATGCTGCATCTTCTACGCTTGCGGTCAATTCGCTTGGCTCGGTAATTTCTGTACTCGCTGTAGCCGTTGCCCCATTATCATCGCTAACAGTTACAGTGTAAATACCTGCACTAACACTTGAAATACTGCTGCTACTGCTTCCATTTGACCAAACATAAGCATAGCTACCAACACCACCACTAACAGTAGTTGATGCGCTACCAGTATTCTCTCCATAACACAAAACATCTACATCTATTAAAGCAACTACTACTGCATCAGGTTCACCAATGGCAACTGCATCTATTTCTTGACAATTGTTTCCATCGGTAACAGTCACAGTATAAGCACCTACTGATAAATTGTCAATAGTTGCAGTGGTACTACCATTTGACCACAAATAGGTATAGAGAGGTGTTCCACCACCCACATTCGCACTTGCTGTACCATCACTGATTCCATTAATGGTTACATCCGTTCCAGAAGTAGTTAAAACCAAATCCGTAGGCTCGTTTATTGTTGCCTGTGCCGTGCTGCTTGCACCATTCTTATCTGTAACTGTAACAGTATAAGTACCTGCCGCAACATTTGAAATGCTCTTATTAATGATACCGTTAGACCAATTATAAGTGTAAGGAATAACACCACCACTTACCAAAGTAGTTACAGTTCCTGTATTATCACCAAAACACAATACATCTACAACACTTGCTCCTATTTGCAATTGGTCGGGTTCGCTTACGGTGGCTTCGGCCGTGTCGGTGCAGTTGTGGGCATCGGTGTAGTTTGGAGTGCCGCCTGTTGCGCTGACTCCTACTGTGCCGTCGTTGCCGCCGTTGATGTTTGACCAAAGGTATTCGTTGCCGCCTACACCGCCTGTGCTGCTGCTGGTGATTTCGCCTGTGTTTTCACCAAAACACAAGATGTCGACTCCTACTAAATTGATGGTCAATTGGTCGGGTTCGCTTACCGTGGCTTCGGCCGTGTCGGTGCAGTTGTGGGCATCGGTCACGGTGACGGTGTAAATGCCTGCGGTTAAGCCTGTTATAGTGGCAGCGTTCGACCATTGTACTGTGCCGTCGTTGCCGCCGTTGATGCTGACGGGGCTGTTTGAAGTAGTAAGAACGATGTCGCTTGGTTCGCTTAGGGTGATTTCATCCGTGGCGGTTGCGCCGTTGTCGTCTGTTACCGTTACCGTGAGTGCCGCCTGTTGCGCTGACTCCTGCTGGTGATTTCGCCTGTGTTTTCACCAAAGCACAAGATGACTCACAGTTTGCCGTCGTTGCTGTTGATTAAGTTCCTGTATTAGGGTGATTTCATCCGTGGCGGTTGCGCCGTTGTCGTCTGTTACCGTTACCAGTGCCTGCTGTCAAGGTGTTTATTGAAGCGGTTGTTGCACCGTTTGACCAAAGGTATTCGTTGCCGCCTACGCCGCCTGTGCTGCTGCTGGTGATTTCGCCTGTGTTTTCACCGAAACACAAGATGTCGACTTACTAAATTGATGGTCAATTGGTCGGGTTCGCTTACGGTGGCTTCGGCCGTGTCGGTGCAGTTGTGGGCATCGGTCACGGTGACGGTGTAAATGCCTGCGGTTAAGCCTGTTATAGTGGCACCTGTGCTTATGCCGCGTTCGACCATTCATAGGTGTAGTTTGGAGTGCCGCCTGTTGCGCTGACTCCTACTGTGCCGTCGTTGCCGCCGTTGATGCTGACGGGGGTGTTGGAGGTGCTTAATGTAATGTCGCTTGGTTGGCTTAGGGTGATTTCATCCGTGGCGGTTGCGCCGTTGTCGTCTGTTACCGTTACCGTGTAAGTGCCTGCTGTCAAGGTGTTTATTGAAGCGGTTGTGCACCGTTTGACCAAAGGTATTCGTTGCCGCCTACACCGCCTGTGCTGCTGCTGGTGATTTCGCCTGTGTTTTCACCGAAGCACAAGATGTCGACTCCTACTAAATTGATGGTCAATTGGTCGGGTTCGCTTACCGTGGCTTCGGCCGTGTCGGTGCAGTTGTGGGCATCGGTCACGGTGACGGTGTAAATGCCTGCGGTTAAGCCTGTTATAGTGGGCCTGCGTTCGACCATTCATAGGTGTAGTTTGAGTGCCGCGTTGCGCTGACCTATGTGCCGTCGTTAGTTGATGCTGACTGGGCTGTTTGAAGTAGTAAGAACGATGTCGCTTGGTTCGGTTAGGGTGATTTCATCCGTGGCGGTTGCGCCGTTGTCGTCTTTACGTCGTTGCCGTAAGTGCGTAAATCGCTTATGTTTGAAGTTGTTGCAGACCGTTTGCCGTTGATACGCCGCCTGTGCTGCTGCTGGTGATTTCGCCTGTGTTTTCACCGAAGCACAAGATGTCGACTCCTACTAAAATGGTCAATTGGTCGGGTTCGCTTGGTTCGCTTGCAGTTGGTGTCATTTAAATGCCTGCGGTTCCGTGGCGGTTGCGCATTCATAGGTGTAGTTTCGTGCCGCCTGTTGTTACTGTGCCGTTACCGTTGATGCTTACTGGGCTGTTTGAAGTGCCGATGTGCTTGGTTCGCTTAGGTGATTTCAATCGTTTACCGTTGTTTAAGTTGTTTATTGAAGCGGTTGTTAAGCCTGTTATAGTGGCACCTATGTTTGACCAAAGGTATTCGTTGCCGCCTACACCGCCTGTGCTGCTGCTGGTGATTTCGCCTGTGTTTTCACCGAAACACAAGATGTCGACTCCTACTAAATTGATGGTCAATTGGTCGGGTTCGCTTACCGTGGCTTCGTGTCGGTGCAGTTGTGGGCATCGGTCACGGTGACGGTGTAAATGCCTGCGGTTAAGCCTGTTATAGTGGCATCGATGCGTCTGCGTTCGACCATTCATAGGTGTAGTTTGGAGTGCCGCCTGTTGCGCTGACTCCTACTGTGCCGTCGTTGCCGCCGTTGATGCTGACTGGGCTGTTTGAAGTAGTAAGAACGATGTCGCTTGGTTCGCTTAGGGTGATTTCATCCGTGGCGGTTGCGCCGTTGTCGTCTGTTACCGTTACCGTGTAAGTGCCTGCAATTAAATCGCTTATGTTTGAAGTTGTGCACCGTTTGACCAAAGGTATTCGTTGCCGCCTACACCGCCTGTGCTGCTGCTGGTGATTTCGCCTGTGTTTTCACCAAAGCACAAGATGTCGACTCCTACTAAATTGATGGTCAATTGGTCGGGTTCGCTTACCGTGGCTTCGGCCGTGTCGGTGCAGTTGTGGGCATCGGTCACGGTGACGGTGTAAATGCCTGCGGTTAAGCCTGTTATAGTGGCATCGGTCCTGCGTTCGACCATTCATAGGTGTAGTTTGGGGTGCCGCCTGTTGCGCTGACTCCTACTGTGCCGTCGTTGCCGCCGTTGATGCTGACGGGGCTGTTTGAAGTAGTAAGAACGATGTCGCTTGGTTCGCTTAGGGTGATTTCATCCGTGGCGGTTGCGCCGTTGTCGTCTGTTACCGTTACCGTGTAAGTGCCTGCTGTCAAGGTGTTTATTGAAGCGGTTGTGCAGCACCGTTTGACCAAAGGTATTCGTTGCCGCCTACACCGCCTGTGCTGCTGCTGGTGATTTCGCCTGTGTTTTCACCGAAGCACAAGATGTCGACTCCTACTAAATTGATGGTCAATTGGTCGGGTTCGCTTACCGTGGCTTCGGCCGTGTCGGTGCAGTTGTGGGCATCGGTCACGGTGACGGTGTAAATGCCTGCCGTTAAGCCTGTTATAGTGGCGCTGCGTTCGACCATTCATAGGTGTAGTTCGGAGTGCCGCCTGTTGCGCTGACTCCTACTGTGCCGTCGTTGCCGCCGTTGATGCTGACTGGGCTGTTTGAGGTGCTTAAGAACGATGTCGCTTGGTTCGCTTAGGGTGATTTCATCCGTGGCGGTTGCGCCGTTGTCGTCTGTTACCGTTACCGTGTAAGTGCCTGCAATTAAATCGCTTATGTTTGAAGTTGTGACCGTTTGACCAAAGGTATTCGTTGCCGCCTACACCGCCTGTGCTGCTGCTGGTGATTTCGCCTGTGTTTTCACCAAAACACAAGATGTCGACTCCTACTAAATTGATGGTCAATTGGTCGGGTTCGCTTACCGTGGCTTCGGCCGTGTCGGTGCAGTTGTGGGCATCGGTCACGGTGACGGTGTAAATGCCTGCGGTTAAGCCTGTTATAGTGGCATCGGTGCCTGCATCGGACCATTCATAGGTGTAGTTCGGAGTGCCGCCTGTTGCGCTGACTCCTACTGTGCCGTCGTTGCCGCTGTTGATGCTGACGGGGGTGTTGGAGGTGCTTAATGTAATGTCGCTTGGTTGGCTTAGGGTGATTTCATCCGTGGCGGTTGCACCGTTGTCGTCTGTTACCGTTACCGTGTAAGT
The Chitinophagales bacterium genome window above contains:
- a CDS encoding SprB repeat-containing protein; protein product: MTAGTYTVTVTDDNGATATDEITLSQPSDITLSTSNTPVSINGGNDGTVGVSATGGTPNYTYEWSNAA
- a CDS encoding SprB repeat-containing protein: MVERRPTITGLTAGIYTVTVTDAHNCTDTAEATVSEPDQLTINLVGVDILCFGENTGEITSSSTGGVGGNEYLWSNGAQPLQ
- a CDS encoding SprB repeat-containing protein — protein: MNGRTQTHRCHYNRLNRRHLHRHRDRCPQLHRHEATVSEPDQLTINLVGVDILCFGENTGEITSSSTGGVGGNEYLWSNIGATITGLTTASINNLNNGKRLKSPKRTKHIGTSNSPVSINGNGTVTTGGTKLHL
- a CDS encoding SprB repeat-containing protein gives rise to the protein MVKRCTTSNISDLIAGTYTVTVTDDNGATATDEITLSEPSDIVLTTSNSPVSINGGNDGTVGVSATGGTPNYTYEWSNADASMPL
- a CDS encoding SprB repeat-containing protein; amino-acid sequence: MVERRTDATITGLTAGIYTVTVTDAHNCTDTAEATVSEPDQLTINLVGVDILCFGENTGEITSSSTGGVGGNEYLWSNGAQLQT
- a CDS encoding SprB repeat-containing protein, with the translated sequence MTAGTYTVTVTDDNGATATDEITLSEPSDIVLTTSNSPVSINGGNDGTVGVSATGGTPNYTYEWSNAGPMPL
- a CDS encoding SprB repeat-containing protein, whose product is MVERSATITGLTAGIYTVTVTDAHNCTDTAEATVSEPDQLTINLVGVDILCFGENTGEITSSSTGGVGGNEYLWSNGAAQPLQ